From Leptidea sinapis chromosome 3, ilLepSina1.1, whole genome shotgun sequence, a single genomic window includes:
- the LOC126979489 gene encoding nuclear protein 1 gives MSETFFDEYDYYNFDHDKHIFSAHSGKQRTKKEVSEHTNHFDPSGHSRKIVTKLVNTENNKKTNNKH, from the coding sequence ATGTCAGAAACTTTCTTCGATGAATACGACTACTACAACTTTGACCACGACAAGCATATTTTTTCTGCACACAGCGGCAAACAGCGAACAAAGAAAGAGGTGAGCGAACATACCAACCACTTTGACCCGTCCGGCCATTCCAGAAAGATCGTAACTAAGCTTGTTAATACTGAAAACAATAAGAAGACTAATAATAAACACTAA